The Kitasatospora paranensis genome has a window encoding:
- a CDS encoding class I SAM-dependent methyltransferase: MTTTPDHSADGSRPEDLPDDDHEDLPEGLPEGLPEEDDDDAIRRPAGVGESSRASRHWWDRNADEYQDEHGAFLGDDRFVWCPEGLDEADAHLLGEPGTLKGLDVLEIGAGAAQCSRWLTARGARPVALDISFRQLQHSRRIDLSRDAAPVAVVQADAAVLPFADSSFDIACSAYGAVPFSADTAALMREVHRVLRPGGRWAFSVTHPIRWAFPDEPGPEGLTATASYFDRTPYVEQDEQGRASYVEHHRTLGDRVRELAGAGFRLLDLVEPEWPEGHEQEWGGWSPLRGRLIPGTAVFVAVRD; this comes from the coding sequence GTGACCACCACCCCCGACCATTCGGCCGACGGATCCCGCCCGGAGGACCTCCCGGACGACGACCACGAGGACCTTCCCGAGGGCCTTCCGGAGGGCCTTCCGGAGGAGGACGACGACGATGCGATCCGCCGCCCGGCCGGCGTCGGCGAGTCCAGCCGAGCCAGCCGCCACTGGTGGGACCGCAACGCGGACGAGTACCAGGACGAGCACGGCGCCTTCCTCGGCGACGACCGCTTCGTCTGGTGCCCCGAGGGGCTGGACGAGGCCGACGCCCACCTGCTCGGCGAGCCCGGGACGCTCAAGGGGCTCGACGTGCTGGAGATCGGCGCCGGCGCCGCCCAGTGCTCGCGCTGGCTGACCGCACGGGGCGCCCGCCCCGTCGCGCTGGACATCTCCTTCCGGCAGCTGCAGCACTCCCGCCGGATCGACCTGTCCCGCGACGCCGCGCCCGTCGCCGTGGTGCAGGCCGACGCCGCCGTGCTGCCCTTCGCCGACAGCTCCTTCGACATCGCCTGCTCCGCGTACGGCGCGGTGCCGTTCTCCGCGGACACCGCCGCCCTCATGCGCGAGGTGCACCGGGTGCTGCGGCCCGGCGGCCGCTGGGCCTTCTCGGTGACCCACCCGATCCGCTGGGCCTTCCCCGACGAGCCCGGCCCCGAGGGCCTCACCGCCACCGCCTCCTACTTCGACCGCACCCCGTACGTCGAGCAGGACGAGCAGGGCCGGGCCAGCTACGTCGAGCACCACCGCACCCTCGGCGACCGGGTCCGCGAGCTGGCCGGCGCCGGGTTCCGGCTGCTCGACCTCGTCGAACCGGAGTGGCCCGAGGGGCACGAGCAGGAGTGGGGCGGCTGGTCCCCGCTGCGCGGGCGGCTCATCCCCGGCACCGCGGTCTTCGTCGCCGTCCGGGACTGA
- the hrpB gene encoding ATP-dependent helicase HrpB, with the protein MRPAGLELPVRTAVPALHRALASSGAAVLAAPPGTGKTTLVPLALAGLAEPLDGPPRRVLVAEPRRLAVRAAARRMAWLLGEQVGSRVGLTVRGERRVGPDTVVEVVTTGVLLQRLQRDPELPGVDTVILDECHERHLDADTALAFLLDVRAALRPELQLVCASATSDTAAWAELLGGAPVVEAHGVSHPVETVWAPPPRTVRPPQGTRTDPVLLEHVAATVRRALTERDGDVLCFLPGVGEIARVAGLLAVDAEVLQLHGRAPQAVQDAALAAGGRRRVVLATSVAESSLTVPGVRVVVDSGLAREPRTDHARGLAGLVTVRVSLAAARQRAGRAGREAPGTVYRCWAEVEDARAQPFPTPEIALADLTSFALQAACWGDPDAGTLALPDRPPGGAMAAARQTLGALGAVDPDGRATDRGRRIVRTGLHPRLARALLDGAAPAGSRRAAELVALLSEEPPRALGDDLLAVWRTVRDGSSDPYARRWREEVRRLDDGGGGRTALSDEAAAGLVVALAHPERIARARGADGPYLMASGTAAELGPGSRLGGAEWLAVAVADRPAGSHSARVLRAVALDEATARRAGAALVTEQDEVYWSVRRGEIVARRVARLGAVELTEQPLARPAPALVRAALLDGLGREGVGTLLSWPAAAAGLRERLAFLHRAIGAPWPNVSDAALLAAADDWLEPELSRARRRADLARIDTAAALQRLLPWAGGEAGRLDELAPERIAVPSGSRIRVDYSGERPVLAAKLQELFGWQAAPALAGGRAPLTVHLLSPAGRPAAVTGDLASFWREGYRAVRAELRGRYPRHPWPEDPAGAEPTRRTNPRR; encoded by the coding sequence ATGCGCCCCGCCGGGCTCGAACTGCCCGTCCGCACCGCCGTCCCCGCCCTGCACCGGGCCCTGGCCTCCAGCGGCGCGGCCGTGCTCGCGGCGCCGCCCGGCACCGGCAAGACCACCCTGGTGCCGCTCGCCCTGGCCGGGCTCGCCGAGCCCCTCGACGGGCCGCCCCGGCGGGTCCTGGTCGCCGAGCCGCGCCGGCTCGCCGTCCGCGCCGCCGCCCGGCGGATGGCCTGGCTGCTCGGCGAACAGGTCGGCAGCCGGGTCGGCCTCACCGTGCGCGGCGAGCGCCGGGTCGGCCCGGACACCGTGGTGGAGGTGGTGACCACCGGCGTCCTGCTGCAGCGCCTCCAGCGCGACCCGGAGCTGCCCGGGGTCGACACGGTGATCCTCGACGAGTGCCACGAACGGCACCTGGACGCCGACACCGCGCTCGCCTTCCTGCTCGACGTCCGCGCCGCGCTCCGGCCCGAACTGCAGCTCGTCTGCGCCTCGGCGACCTCCGACACCGCGGCCTGGGCCGAGCTGCTCGGCGGCGCCCCGGTCGTCGAGGCGCACGGCGTGTCGCACCCCGTCGAGACGGTCTGGGCGCCGCCGCCGCGCACCGTCCGCCCGCCGCAGGGCACCCGCACCGACCCGGTACTGCTGGAGCACGTGGCGGCGACCGTCCGCCGGGCCCTGACCGAACGCGACGGCGACGTGCTCTGCTTCCTGCCCGGCGTCGGCGAGATCGCCCGGGTCGCCGGCCTGCTCGCCGTCGACGCCGAGGTGCTCCAGCTGCACGGCCGGGCGCCCCAGGCCGTGCAGGACGCGGCGCTCGCCGCGGGCGGCCGGCGCCGCGTCGTGCTCGCCACCTCGGTCGCCGAGTCCTCGCTGACCGTGCCCGGCGTCCGGGTGGTCGTCGACTCCGGGCTGGCCCGCGAACCGCGCACCGACCACGCCCGCGGCCTCGCCGGGCTGGTCACCGTACGGGTCTCGCTGGCCGCCGCCCGGCAGCGCGCCGGACGGGCCGGACGCGAGGCGCCGGGCACCGTCTACCGCTGCTGGGCCGAGGTCGAGGACGCCCGGGCGCAGCCCTTCCCGACCCCGGAGATCGCGCTGGCCGACCTCACCTCCTTCGCCCTGCAGGCGGCCTGCTGGGGCGACCCGGACGCCGGGACGCTCGCCCTGCCGGACCGGCCGCCGGGCGGGGCGATGGCCGCCGCCCGGCAGACCCTCGGCGCGCTGGGCGCGGTCGACCCGGACGGCCGGGCCACCGACCGGGGCCGGCGGATCGTCCGGACGGGCCTGCACCCGCGCCTGGCCCGGGCCCTGCTGGACGGCGCCGCCCCGGCCGGCTCCCGGCGCGCGGCCGAACTGGTCGCGCTGCTCTCCGAGGAGCCGCCGCGCGCCCTCGGCGACGACCTGCTCGCCGTGTGGCGCACCGTCCGGGACGGGTCGAGCGACCCGTACGCCCGGCGCTGGCGGGAGGAGGTGCGGCGGCTCGACGACGGTGGCGGCGGGCGGACGGCGTTGTCCGACGAGGCGGCGGCCGGGCTGGTGGTGGCCCTCGCCCACCCGGAGCGGATCGCCCGCGCGCGGGGCGCCGACGGCCCCTACCTGATGGCCTCCGGTACCGCCGCCGAGCTCGGCCCCGGCTCCCGGCTGGGCGGCGCCGAGTGGCTGGCGGTGGCCGTCGCGGACCGGCCGGCGGGCTCGCACTCGGCCCGGGTACTGCGGGCCGTGGCACTGGACGAGGCGACGGCGCGACGGGCCGGGGCGGCGCTGGTCACCGAGCAGGACGAGGTGTACTGGTCGGTGCGCCGCGGCGAGATCGTCGCGCGGCGGGTCGCCCGGCTCGGCGCGGTCGAGCTGACCGAGCAGCCGCTGGCGCGGCCCGCGCCGGCGCTGGTGCGGGCGGCCCTGCTGGACGGTCTGGGCCGGGAGGGGGTCGGCACGCTGCTGTCCTGGCCGGCCGCGGCGGCCGGCCTGCGGGAGCGGCTCGCCTTCCTGCACCGCGCGATCGGCGCGCCCTGGCCGAACGTCTCCGACGCCGCGCTGCTGGCCGCCGCCGACGACTGGCTGGAGCCGGAGCTGTCCCGGGCGCGGCGGCGCGCCGACCTGGCGCGGATCGACACGGCCGCCGCGCTGCAGCGGCTGCTGCCGTGGGCGGGCGGCGAGGCGGGCCGGCTGGACGAGCTCGCCCCCGAGCGGATCGCCGTGCCGAGCGGATCGCGGATCCGGGTGGACTACAGCGGGGAGCGTCCGGTGCTGGCCGCCAAGCTCCAGGAGCTGTTCGGCTGGCAGGCCGCGCCGGCGCTGGCCGGCGGCCGGGCGCCGCTGACCGTGCACCTGCTCTCCCCCGCGGGGCGGCCCGCGGCCGTCACGGGCGACCTCGCCTCGTTCTGGCGCGAGGGGTACCGGGCCGTCCGCGCGGAGCTGCGCGGACGCTACCCGCGCCACCCGTGGCCGGAGGACCCGGCCGGCGCCGAGCCGACCCGCCGGACGAACCCCCGGCGGTGA
- a CDS encoding DinB family protein, producing MPGHAPPVTDERHALLAYLAHQRQGLRVTAHGLTDAQARSAPSTSELTIAGLLKHAARCERGWMDLVLQRTRGPERTADEDDASDFVLGPGETLAGVLEDYARAAAETDAVVHGIADLGQPVPVPRGLPWFPADVEEWSVRWVLLHLIEETARHGGHADVIRETIDGATLYPLLAAAEQWPDPWFEPWRPPAAL from the coding sequence ATGCCCGGACACGCCCCGCCCGTCACCGACGAGCGCCACGCACTGCTCGCCTACCTCGCCCACCAGCGGCAGGGCCTGCGGGTCACCGCCCACGGCCTCACCGACGCACAGGCCCGGTCGGCGCCCTCCACCAGCGAGCTGACCATCGCCGGCCTGCTCAAGCACGCCGCGCGCTGCGAGCGCGGCTGGATGGACCTCGTGCTGCAGCGGACCCGCGGTCCCGAGCGGACGGCCGACGAGGACGACGCCTCCGACTTCGTCCTGGGCCCCGGCGAGACCCTCGCCGGGGTGCTGGAGGACTACGCGCGGGCCGCGGCCGAGACCGACGCCGTCGTGCACGGCATCGCCGACCTCGGGCAGCCGGTGCCCGTCCCCCGGGGCCTGCCGTGGTTCCCCGCCGACGTCGAGGAGTGGTCGGTGCGCTGGGTCCTGCTGCACCTGATCGAGGAGACCGCCCGGCACGGCGGCCACGCCGACGTCATCCGCGAGACCATCGACGGCGCCACGCTCTACCCGCTCCTGGCCGCGGCGGAGCAGTGGCCCGACCCGTGGTTCGAGCCCTGGCGGCCCCCGGCGGCCCTCTGA